The Microtus ochrogaster isolate Prairie Vole_2 unplaced genomic scaffold, MicOch1.0 UNK514, whole genome shotgun sequence genomic sequence AAAATATagcaatgtaatccatcatataaataaactgaaagaaaaaaaaacatacgatcattttattagatgccaaaaaagcattTGACTAAATttaacacctcttcatgataaaggtattggagagattagagatacaaggatcatatctaaatataataaaagtaatatacagcaagccgactaCTAACATCTAATTAAACGGAGAGAAcctcaaagcaattccattaaaatcaagaCCAAGtaaaggctgtccactctctccaaatATCTTGAAGTTCTCACAAGAGCAATTAGACAACATAAGGGGACCAAGGGGACTCaaattggaaaggaggaagtcaaacatttgttatttgcagataatatgatagtgaccccaaaaattctgccagagaactcctacaggtgataaataccttcagtgatgtggcaggatacaagatcaactcaaaaatatcagtagccgTCCTATACACAAAGGCTGAAgatgctgagagggaaatcagagaaacttcacctttcacaATATCCACATATACCATAAAGTATCCTGGgttaacactaaccaaggaagtgaaaaacctattttaaaagaactttcaatctttgaagaaagacagtgaagaagataccagaaaatggaaaaatctcccatgctcttggataggaaggataaacatagtaaaaatggcaaccctaccaaaggcaatctatagattcaatgcaatccccatcaaaatcccaacacagtttttcacagaccttgagagaacaataatcaacttcatatggaaaaacaaaaagcccaggataaccaaaacaatcctgtacaagaaaggaacttccagaggcattaccatccctgacttcaagcactattacagagctacagtaatcaaaacagcttggtattggcataaaaacagagatgttgaccaatgggatagaattgaagacctggatattaatccacacacctatgaacacccgatttttgacaaaggagttaaaagtatacaatggaagaaagaaagcatcttcaacagatGGTTCAGGCAGAACTGggtgtcaacctgtagaagaatgaaaatagatccatatctatcaccatgcacaaaactctagttcaaatagattaaagacctcagtaaAAATCTAACCACCCTGTATCTGATAGACGAGAAATTGGGAAGTAGCTTTCAAAGCATGGGCACAGAAGAGCACTTActaagtataaccccagtagcacaataagagcaacaatgaataaatgggccctcctgaaactgagaagcttctgtacagcaatggacactgtcaataagacaaaaaggcaacctaatAAATCGGataagatcttcaccaactccttatcagacaaaggactgagctccaaaatatataaagaactcaagaaattagatattaaaaatttaaataaccaagttaaaaatggggtactgtactaaacagaattctcaatagaagaatttcaaatggtccAAAAATACTTAAGGGCATGTTCAACTTcgttagctatcagggaaatgcaaatcaaaacaactctgagataccatattacatctgtcagaatggcaaaattaaaaaaaaccataatgatagcttatgctggagaggatttggaGTAACGGGGACACTCATTCTTTGCTAGTGGGAATGCTAACTTGTACAACCACCTTCgaaatcagtgtggtgttttctcagaaaattgggagtcaacctacctcatgatccagcaataccactcttgggaatgtaCCCAAAAGTTGCTCAATTCTACTACAAAATCATTTgttgaactatgttcatagcaacaaaatatgtaatagccagaacttggaaacagcctagatgttccTCAGTGGAAGAACAGATAAAGGAAGTCTGGCAatctatacattagagtactactcagcagtaaaaaaaaaacaatgacatcttgaattttgtgtgcaaatggatggaaatagaaaacactatcctgagtgagctaacccagagACAAAactatgaatatggtatgtacttactcatgaGCGGaaactagccataaacaaaaggactttgagcctatagttcatgatcctagagaagctaagtaataaggtgaatccaaagacaaatatatatagatccacctggaaattggaagcagacaataTTGCCTGACAACATTTGGGAGCATGAGGGAAAAaagtagaaggaaggaaataagtggaagaggagcagagaaggggggttttggggagagcttgagggaatggcatagttgagatggaggaaggacagatatgagatatcttgattgagggagccatgtTGGGGTcagcaagaaacctggttctagaaaatttcccaggaatcaacaaggatgaccccaactaagaccccaGCAATAGAGAGGGTGTCTCTActgtccttgccctgtagtcagagtgATGATTATCTTtaatatcatcatagaacttttGTTCAACAacagacaaaaacagagacagagacatgcatcagagcactggactgagcacccaaggtccagttgaagagtagaatgAGGGAgagtatgaacaaggaagtcaagaccatgaggggttcatccaccaAGACaatatgcctgagctaatgagacctcaccaactccaactgacCGGgcaatgaatgagcatgggatcaacctagtctctctgaatgtggttgacagttgtggCAGATTGAGGGgacaatgacaatggcactgggatttgtctccactgtatgtactggctttttgggatccttttctctttggatgtatactgtGATCaagctggatgtagtggggagagACATAGACCTTCCACAGGtcagggtgccttgtcctctcttaaTATTGGAGAAGGTGAGAGAAGGTTGTGTGGAAGactggaagggaagtgggaggaggagaggaagtggaaatttggattggtaatttttaaagtaataagaTGAAAGAAGTGCCTTTGAGCCAATAGCAACTCCTATATTTAATAGGACACTCACCATTTCCTTTGAGGAACCATTCAAAATACTTTATCAGGGAACCTGGATTCTTAACAAGGTTTgtcttatgaaagaaaaaataaccagaCACAAGAACATCTCTGGGATTTCTGATGACATAGATCatctaaaatggaaaaacatgTATATGAGGGTCAATACAGTCATTCTTCATTTTTACCTGATACAATTTATATGAAATGTCAATCAAATATNNNNNNNNNNNNNNNNNNNNNNNNNNNNNNNNNNNNNNNNNNNNNNNNNNNNNNNNNNNNNNNNNNNNNNNNNNNNNNNNNNNNNNNNNNNNNNNNNNNNNNNNNNNNNNNNNNNNNNNNNNNNNNNNNNNNNNNNNNNNNNNNNNNNNNNNNNNNNNNNNNNNNNNNNNNNNNNNNNNNNNNNNNNNNNNNNNNNNNNNNNNNNNNNNNNNNNNNNNNNNNNNNNNNNNNNNNNNNNNNNNNNNNNNNNNNNNNNNNNNNNNNNNNNNNNNNNNNNNNNNNNNNNNNNNNNNNNNNNNNNNNNNNNNNNNNNNNNNNNNNNNNNNNNNNNNNNNNNNNNNNNNNNNNNNNNNNNNNNNNNNNNNNNNNNNNNNNNNNNNNNNNNNNNNNNNNNNNNNNNNNNNNNNNNNNNNNNNNNNNNNNNNNNNNNNNNNNNNNNNNNNNNNNNNNNNNNNNNNNNNNNNNNNNNNNNNNNNNNNNNNNNNNNNNNNNNNNNNNNNNNNNNNNNNNNNNNNNNNNNNNNNNNNNNNNNNNNNNNNNNNNNNNNNNNNNNNNNNNNNNNNNNNNNNNNNNNNNNNNNNNNNNNNNNNNNNNNNNNNNNNNNNNNNNNNNNNNNNNNNNNNNNNNNNNNNNNNNNNNNNNNNNNNNNNNNNNNNNNNNNNNNNNNNNNNNNNNNNNNNNNNNNNNNNNNNNNNNATTTAATAAAAGGATACTTATATTTTGAACCAATGCATTTGTGGAATTATTCTAGAATATATCTCTTTATGCCTCAATTTCTCCAGACAAGAGTTTGCTAAATTCAGAtaagacacaaacacatatttttgAATGATCATAACTCAATTGTGGTATTTTTAGGAGAGATAGTTCCTCTAAGAGTGTCTTTGCAgtttaagtataaaataatattaagttCTGTGGTGGAAGGACTACCAGTAAACGTTCTTACTAACAAGAAGCTATGAATATTTCTGATCCTTTCTGTAGTTCTTCTATCAGGAACATGGGTGAATCCTGTCGTTATGGATCTCAATGGACAGCTAGACCCAGCAAGACACAGTGGATACAGATGAGCCATAACTGTTGAACATCTACATGTTTCGATGCCTGTTCATGTTGTTTCACCTATGAGGTAGTCTGTGTTGAATGTTTCACCCACTGTGCATGAGGTATTTATAGAATCAAGAGTAGCTAGTTAATTAACTACTTTGTTGACAGACAAACAGTAATATCTACTGTACACTATAATTTTAACTCTATTTGACCTGAATATGTAGTTCCTTGATGCTCTAATGTGTTGTTCACTTTCTGTCATATATCTGCCAGGATCACTGTGTGGTGATTGACATCATGGTACTTTGATTTAGTCTGAGGAGGGAACATATCAATATCACCTAGTGCATGAGAATCCCAGCTTTCCTACctcaacctaaaaaaaaaatcagagtccaTTTAAACAAGAGCTCCAGGGTCTGTCATGGTAGAATAAGTTCAATGAGCATTTGACGAAGCATTTCTCAATCACTGGATACTGACCTTAGCCTTGGAACTGAAGAAAGACTTGGGGAAAAGATGTAAGGGAAGATGAGAGCTGATGAGGCGTGGTCCTTCCTGATTGATTAAAATTGGATATCCTATTTCAGTCTCTACCCAGGGTGAGCGTTCCCAGACGGGCACAGATTGAATCCATTTGGGATTCCCCTTGGTCTGAATTAAGCAGACAATCTCAATCAGCCAGTTAGTTcctgaacaagaagaaaaattgatGGTCAGTAATTTCAACATTATTTGTTAAAAAAGCCTCAAGTAGAATTTACAATCATACTATTTACAGTGCAGCTGTTTCCAAGTACACAGACCTGTGGTGTTCACAATGTCTACATGGTGTTAGCACAAAGTATATTGATCTAGCACATCCCCAATGCTTCACTTGGAAAAActgagattatactcagtatactTCACCTGCCTCCTGAACATCCCCAGCAGTCCTGGACCATCATCAGTCTACATTCTGGTGCAGTGAATTTGAATATCCCAGATATTTCACAGGGATGAAGTTATAAAATCTGTTCTAGCTTGCACGAAAAACTCTAGACGAGCTCCCCTCTTTTAATACAATGCCCTTGAGATGCATCCATCTTGCCGTGTACTGTGAGTACTGCTTGTCCTTAAGGTAAATAAATGCCCTCTTGTCTATTTAACACACATACTCTATCCATGTTTGCATGCTCATTTATCAGTGGATATTTATCTACCTTTCTTCCCTGGGCGATTGTCTGAATCTTTATCCTGAATTCCACAGTCCTTCACTTTCCAAGTTATTGCACATTCCTTGTCAGCAACTATTACTTTCCTAAAGGTCAATGCTTCCTCCACCCAGTAAACATCCCTTCCCCAAAAGTCTTGATGCTTCTTTTTGGTTCCTTGACTTTGAGACTCTTTCTACAACCTGAACAAGAACCATGGTAATTCTCTACATGACATTTTACTCTCCATCACATATTCTTATACCCAtgcctttttttctcttgatgttATTTCNNNNNNNNNNNNNNNNNNNNNNNNNNNNNNNNNNNNNNNNNNNNNNNNNNNNNNNNNNNNNNNNNNNNNNNNNNNNNNNNNNNNNNNNNNNNNNNNNNNNNNNNNNNNNNNNNNNNNNNNNNNNNNNNNNNNNNNNNNNNNNNNNNNNNNNNNNNNNNNNNNNNNNNNNNNNNNNNNNNNNNNNNNNNNNNNNNNNNNNNNNNNNNNNNNNNNNNNNNNNNNNNNNNNNNNNNNNNNNNNNNNNNNNNNNNNNNNNNNNNNNNNNNNNNNNNNNNNNNNNNNNNNNNNNNNNNNNNNNNNNNNNNNNNNNNNNNNNNNNNNNNNNNNNNNNNNNNNNNNNNNNNNNNNNNNNNNNNNNNNNNNNNNNNNNNNNNNNNNNNNNNNNNNNNNNNNNNNNNNNNNNNNNNNNNNNNNNNNNNNNNNNNNNNNNNNNNNNNNNNNNNNNNNNNNNNNNNNNNNNNNNNNNNNNNNNNNNNNNNNNNNNNNNNNNNNNNNNNNNNNNNNNNNNNNNNNNNNNNNNNNNNNNNNNNNNNNNNNNNNNNNNNNNNNNNNNNNNNNNNNNNNNNNNNNNNNNNNNNNNNNNNNNNNNNNNNNNNNNNNNNNNNNNNNNNNNNNTGCAGGGAAAGGTATTCCTTCAAACCAAAGGTAGTCTGACATGGCCAAGAGCTCTTTGTGGGTGCTGTTAGGATTCCACCTTTAGCCACCTGTACAGATTCTAGCTAATGTTGAGAGCTAATATTTATAGTACAGCGAAAAGAAATCATTAACAGCCCATAGTTCATTCCAAAACTAACTACtgagataaagaaagagatattGTAACAATAAGTCAAATGTTGTTGTATTAAGCAATTGTGAACTCATACAGAGATCATTCTCTAGCATTTCTGAGCCCGAGTTCATGACTCCAAACTAGAAACTCAATAATAAGTGCTAGGTCATAGAAATGGGACTCACTTATCATGCTTTCTAATTCAATTTAGCTTTCAGGGTGGTTTCAAATGTGCAAAAAATTACAGAGATCATACAAAATGTTGCAAcaagcaatttcttttttaaatagttgtTGTCTTTTCAGAAACTCATAATTCCTTAGCTGCATATATGAGTCCAGCCCTCGCCCTCTCCCCATACAACCATCCCTTTATTTCCCATATTTATGTGTTCATTAATATTCATTGAAACAAGCATATAATCACATGTTATTATAAcatactgagtccatttagttctgtttgtatatgaatatattctgAGTTGAACACTTGGAAAGTTTTTTCAAAAGTCCCAGGAAACAGTAAAAGCAGCATAGTGTGTACAACTAAGAACAAAAGCTCCTgctgcaaaaatattttaattcttgcATATACTCTAGCCTGGAGAAACAGGTGGAAATTGTAAGAAAGTTTGAGTGATGGAGTACCAGACCCTGGTCTGTCTCTAGTCCCTCTCTCCTGTTGTTGAAATAGATATCCTCCATAAGTCATCTGAACATTTATAATGTCCCACCCTGAACATATCTACTGTGCTTGAGGCAGCATGGGACAGTTGGGGATAGTGAACAATGTGCATCTGAGGCTGTGGTAGTTTTCCTCTTCAATGGAGTAACAAATGGATCCACATTAATGTCTCAATAGAGTATTAAGGACCTAGACATCAGAGATACAAGTGAACCCCCCAAATTTATTAGCTGAAGCTTCCCTAGTCTTTTGGTGTCAAGTCCTACTCAactttccttcctacctccttCTTGGCATCAAGAGCtccagacctctgtgtgtgtgtgtgtgtgtgtgtgtgtgtgtgtgtgtgtgtgtgtgtaggtattgATGTAACCAtgtttttttccattcagtatCTTCACCTTATGGCCAAGTCTGGGACACTCAGGTCTTccactctcttttttttgtttttcagacctAGTTCAGGAAACAAgtcataattacaaataaaagaacttccagaatgttctgtaATGATTGCCAGAGATAAGTGGAAGATCTAATACAGCTGCTGGGTCAATCTGTNNNNNNNNNNNNNNNNNNNNNNNNNNNNNNNNNNNNNNNNNNNNNNNNNNNNNNNNNNNNNNNNNNNNNNNNNNNNNNNNNNNNNNNNNNNNNNNNNNNNNNNNNNNNNNNNNNNNNNNNNNNNNNNNNNNNNNNNNNNNNNNNNNNNNNNNNNNNNNNNNNNNNNNNNNNNNNNNNNNNNNNNNNNNNNNNNNNNNNNNNNNNNNNNNNNNNNNNNNNNNNNNNNNNNNNNNNNNNNNNNNNNNNNNNNNNNNNNNNNNNNNNNNNNNNNNNNNNNNNNNNNNNNNNNNNNNNNNNNNNNNNNNNNNNNNNNNNNNNNNNNNNNNNNNNNNNNNNNNNNNNNNNNNNNNNNNNNNNNNNNNNNNNNNNNNNNNNNNNNNNNNNNNNNNNNNNNNNNNNNNNNNNNNNNNNNNNNNNNNNNNNNNNNNNNNNNNNNNNNNNNNNNNNNNNNNNNNNNNNNNNNNNNNNNNNNNNNNNNNNNNNNNNNNNNNNNNNNNNNNNNNNNNNNNNNNNNNNNNNNNNNNNNNNNNNNNNNNNNNNNNNNNNNNNNNNNNNNNNNNNNNNNNNNNNNNNNNNNNNNNNNNNNNNNNNNNNNNNNNNNNNNNNNNNNNNNNNNNNNNNNNNNNNNNNNNNNNNNNNNNNNNNNNNNNNNNNNNNNNNNNNNNNNNNNNNNNNTGTACTTTAGACAATTTTTACCTTATGACTTAATTGTTCACTcactgaggttttatttattttatatgggtGGGGCTTTCCTAGAGCTACTGtcactcctctcttccccttccagaCAGTAGGGTAAAAATCAGAAGTTGCTACTACATGCATACCAGTTATTTTCTGACATTAATTCCAACTCTATTTCAGCATGGATGAATGACCATTTTACTGAActctcttttttctccccttaATGCTATACTATTAGCTGCTGAGTGTTGGGGAGGAATTAGAAGagcttcttgtttttttccccctagttCAATAGATTCTATTTTTAGAATCTTTACCAGCATAGgatgtcttttttaaattgatcttggccattctgattaGGTAAGTTAAAATCTCAAAATGGTATTAATTTGCATTGGCCTTTTTGCTAAATATGATGTAtatctattttttgagatagactttgttcttcttaaaaaagaaataaaggcagggtgttcttcttgaacacggggcacaggacagacacacacggtggaacaaacacagacacgacacggcggctcccacgttggtccactttaatgggggagggaaacacagaagggcaNNNNNNNNNNNNNNNNNNNNNNNNNNNNNNNNNNNNNNNNNNNNNNNNNNNNNNNNNNNNNNNNNNNNNNNNNNNNNNNNNNNNNNNNNNNNNNNNNNNNNNNNNNNNNNNNNNNNNNNNNNNNNNNNNNNNNNNNNNNNNNNNNNNNNNNNNNNNNNNNNNNNNNNNNNNNNNNNNNNNNNNNNNNNNNNNNNNNNNNNNNNNNNNNNNNNNNNNNNNNNNNNNNNNNNNNNNNNNNNNNNNNNNNNNNNNNNNNNNNNNNNNNNNNNNNNNNNNNNNNNNNNNNNNNNNNNNNNNNNNNNNNNNNNNNNNNNNNNNNNNNNNNNNNNNNNNNNNNNNNNNNNNNNNNNNNNNNNNNNNNNNNNNNNNNNNNNNNNNNNNNNNNNNNNNNNNNNNNNNNNNNNNNNNNNNNNNNNNNNNNNNNNNNNNNNNNNNNNNNNNNNNNNNNNNNNNNNNNNNNNNNNNNNNNNNNNNNNNNNNNNNNNNNNNNNNNNNNNNNNNNNNNNNNNNNNNNNNNNNNNNNNNNNNNNNNNNNNNNNNNNNNNNNNNNNNNNNNNNNNNNNNNNNNNNNNNNNNNNNNNNNNNNNNNNNNNNNNNNNNNNNNNNNNNNNNNNNNNNNNNNNNNNNNNNNNNNNNNNNNNNNNNNNNNNNNNNNNNNNNNNNNNNNNNNNNNNNNNNNNNNNNNNNNNNNNNNNNNNNNNNNNNNNNNNNNNNNNNNNNNNNNNNNNNNNNNNNNNNNNNNNNNNNNNNNNNNNNNNNNNNNNNNNNNNNNNNNNNNNNNNNNNNNNNNNNNNNNNNNNNNNNNNNNNNNNNNNNNNNNNNNNNNNNNNNNNNNNNNNNNNNNNNNNNNNNNNNNNNNNNNNNNNNNNNNNNNNNNNNNNNNNNNNNNNNNNNNNNNNNNNNNNNNNNNNNNNNNNNNNNNNNNNNNNNNNNNNNNNNNNNNNNNNNNNNNNNNNNNNNNNNNNNNNNNNNNNNNNNNNNNNNNNNNNNNNNNNNNNNNNNNNNNNNNNNNNNNNNNNNNNNNNNNNNNNNNNNNNNNNNNNNNNNNNNNNNNNNNNNNNNNNNNNNNNNNNNNNNNNNNNNNNNNNNNNNNNNNNNNNNNNNNNNNNNNNNNNNNNNNNNNNNNNNNNNNNNNNNNNNNNNNNNNNNNNNNNNNNNNNNNNNNNNNNNNNNNNNNNNNNNNNNNNNNNNNNNNNNNNNNNNNNNNNNNNNNNNNNNNNNNNNNNNNNNNNNNNNNNNNNNNNNNNNNNNNNNNNNNNNNNNNNNNNNNNNNNNNNNNNNNNNNNNNNNNNNNNNNNNNNNNNNNNNNNNNNNNNNNNNNNNNNNNNNNNNNNNNNNNNNNNNNNNNNNNNNNNNNNNNNNNNNNNNNNNNNNNNNNNNNNNNNNNNNNNNNNNNNNNNNNNNNNNNNNNNNNNNNNNNNNNNNNNNNNNNNNNNNNNNNNNNNNNN encodes the following:
- the LOC101999332 gene encoding bile salt sulfotransferase 1-like → MAKINLKKTSYAGTNWLIEIVCLIQTKGNPKWIQSVPVWERSPWVETEIGYPILINQEGPRLISSHLPLHLFPKSFFSSKAKMIYVIRNPRDVLVSGYFFFHKTNLVKNPGSLIKYFEWFLKGN